Part of the Microbacterium immunditiarum genome is shown below.
GACAAATGGGCCTCCTGTCGCGCCTGCTCCCGGGCGCGGCGCTGTGCGAGCTCGGCGCGTCGCTGCGGGTAGGCGAAGGCTTCTCGGGCGCGGGCGCTGTCACGTTCCCATGCCGCGATCAGCTCGAGCGGGGTGGGCTCTTCCTCCTGGCGGGTCCGGTTTCGTTGGGCGGGGGTGCGGGGGCGGGTGAAGAACGCTTCAGCCGCGTCGTGGTTGGCCCGCCGCTCGGTGGCGGTGACGCGGTGCAGCCGTCGCGGCGGGAGGCCTGCGGCGATGCGGGCGCGCTCGCGTCGTCGCCATTCCTTGTTGTACGCGTTGTAGCGCTCCTTGACCTCGGGGTCGGCGCGGTACTCGCGCTGCCGCTGCGTGAGGTGCTCCTGGTTCTTCTCGTAGTACCGGCGCTGCTGGGCAGCGCGGGTGGCCGGGTCGTCCTGGTTTCGCCGTTTCGTGGCGGCGAGCAGCTCGTCGCGGTTGCGGTGGTAGTAGGCGCGGCCGGACGCGCGCACCTGGTCGCGGTGGCCCTCCCGCCACCGGCGCCGCTGCTTCTGCATCTTTTCCGGGTTCGCCGCGATCCACCGCGCCTTGCGTTCCCGCTCCCGCTGCCGGTATGCCTCCTTCCGCTCCCGCACCTCCGCTTCCGCCGCGGCGCGTTCCGCCGTCCGGGCCCTCGCATCCGCGCCGAGCCTGGCCGCGAGGGCTTCGGTGACCGCAGCCGAGGCTGCGCGGGCGCGGTCGCAGTCCCGCTGCCACGCCTCGAGCAGGACGGCCGGGGTGCCAGCCTCCGCCAGCACCCGCGACAAGAGCTCGGGGGTGGCGGGACGGGCGAAGAAGGCATCCGCGGCTGCCTGCCGGGAGGAGCGGCCGACGGGGCTGGGATGGTGCTGCGCGAAGACCGTCATGATGCACCGGATGACAAAGTTGCCCACTTGTGGAGGCGGTCGATGAGGTCGGGGCGGAACCCGCACCAGTGGTGGTCAGGTTCCCCGTCAACGATCACGACGGGCGCCTCGGAGTACCCGAGATCGACCGTGAGGTACTCGTGGGCGGGAGCGTTCGAGTCCTCGGAGAGGTCGACGACCCTGTAGGGGATGCCGGTTTCGTCGAGCTTGCGGAGCGTGAGCCGGCAGCGCACGCAGCCCGGTCCGGTGGAGTACACGGTCACCGTGACCATCCCGCACCCCCCGGCGCTGCCACCATTCCCGGCACCGTGTGCGGCGCCGCCGCGTCCACGCCCGCCATGCGACCGACGTCACGCTGCGGAACGGGGTCGGCGGCAGGGTCGGTGGTGGTCGCGTCGTTCTGCAGGGCGGCGTCGATACGGGCAAGCTCGGCGCGGGCGGTGTCGAGGGCCGCGGCGTGTTTGAACGGCGCGGTCAGAGACCGCTCGGCGTCGTCGCGCGTCGTGGTGGCGTCGGCGATGCGGGTGCGGACAGTGCTGATGAGCTGGTCGATGCCGGTGAGTCGGTTCTCCAGCATGCGGATGGTGCCCCAGTCCTGCGCGTCCAGGGCCTTGTCCACGGGGATGCGGATGG
Proteins encoded:
- a CDS encoding glutaredoxin family protein, with amino-acid sequence MVTVTVYSTGPGCVRCRLTLRKLDETGIPYRVVDLSEDSNAPAHEYLTVDLGYSEAPVVIVDGEPDHHWCGFRPDLIDRLHKWATLSSGAS